Part of the Hyalangium gracile genome is shown below.
GCCCCTGGCGCTCCAGGTGGTGGACATGTTCCCGCAGACCCATCACGTGGAAGCCGTGATGTCGTTCGAGCGCTGAAGGAGACCCCGTGGACGCCCGCATCGTCGAGTTCGCCGAGGTACTCCGCCAGAACGGCGTTCGCGTGAGCACGTCCGAAGTGCAGGACGCCCTGCGCGCCGCCTCGGAGGTGGGTCTGAAGGAGCGCACCGTCTTCCGGTCCGTCCTGCGCACCACCCTCGTCAAGCGCGAGCTGGACGTGGACGTGTTCAACCGCGCGTTCGACTTCTACTTCTCGGGTGCGGCCAGCACGTTCGAGGCCCTCGACAAGTCGCTCGCGAAGCAGATCGAGGAGGAGGGCTACCTCCAGGGCGACGAGCTCAAGATGGTGCTGTACCAGATGAACCTGCTCTTCCCCGAGATGTCGCCGCTGGCCAAGGCCATCGTGGACGGAGACCGGGCCCGGCTGGCGCAGATCTTCCGGTCCGCCATGCTCCAGCTCGATCTGTCCCGGATGGAGACTGGCCTCCAGGCCGGGTTCTTCGCCCGCCGGCTGCTCGCGGGCGCCGGCATGGAGCGGGCTCGCTCGGACCTGAAGTCCCTGGAGGCGGAGCTGGCCGCTCGAGGGCTGTCTCCCGATGGCATCGAGATCGTCTCCCGGTACGTCGCGGACGCGATGCGCAAGATCGAGGACGCCGCCCGCCAGGAGGTGAAGCGCCAGGCAGAGGCTCGCATCCGCCGCCGCACGGATTCCGTCACCGAGAAGCCGCTGCACCTGCTCACCCAGGCCGAGGTGGATCAGATGCAGGCCGCCGTGCGCACCCTGGCCGAGAAGCTCAAGAGCCGGCTCATCCGCAAGCAGCGCTCCCACCGGCGCGGAGCCCTCCACGTCCGCCGCACCCTGCGCCGCAACCTCCCGTGGGGTGGGGTGCCCATGGTGCCCCAGTTCCGCACCCGCCGCCCCGAGCGCCCCGAGGTCGTCGTCCTCTGCGATGTCTCGGACTCGGTCCGCAACGCGGCTCGGATGATGCTCCTCTTCACGTACACGCTGCAGGAGCTGTTCGTGCGCGTGCGCTCCTTCGTCTTCGTCTCGGACGTGGGCGAGGTGACCCCGTACTTCAAGGACCTGGACGTGGACCAGGCCATCGATCTGGCCACCGCCGGCAAGGCCGTGTCCCTCAGCGCCAACTCCAACTACGGCCGGGCGCTGGCCGAGTTCGTCCGCGACCACCTGGGCAGCATCACGCGGCGCACCACGGTCATGATCATTGGAGACGGCCGCAACAACTACAACCCGAACAACGCCTGGGCGCTGAAGGACCTCCAGCGCAAGGCGAAGCGTGTGCTGTGGATCTGCCCCGAGGACCGTGGCAACTGGGGCATCGGCGACAGCGAGATGCTCACCTACGAGAAGCACTGCCACCAGTCCGTGGTGGTCAACTCCGTCAACGATCTCGCCCGCATCGCCGACCAGCTCGTTCCCGCCTGAAGGAGACACCCA
Proteins encoded:
- a CDS encoding vWA domain-containing protein produces the protein MDARIVEFAEVLRQNGVRVSTSEVQDALRAASEVGLKERTVFRSVLRTTLVKRELDVDVFNRAFDFYFSGAASTFEALDKSLAKQIEEEGYLQGDELKMVLYQMNLLFPEMSPLAKAIVDGDRARLAQIFRSAMLQLDLSRMETGLQAGFFARRLLAGAGMERARSDLKSLEAELAARGLSPDGIEIVSRYVADAMRKIEDAARQEVKRQAEARIRRRTDSVTEKPLHLLTQAEVDQMQAAVRTLAEKLKSRLIRKQRSHRRGALHVRRTLRRNLPWGGVPMVPQFRTRRPERPEVVVLCDVSDSVRNAARMMLLFTYTLQELFVRVRSFVFVSDVGEVTPYFKDLDVDQAIDLATAGKAVSLSANSNYGRALAEFVRDHLGSITRRTTVMIIGDGRNNYNPNNAWALKDLQRKAKRVLWICPEDRGNWGIGDSEMLTYEKHCHQSVVVNSVNDLARIADQLVPA